Below is a window of 'Nostoc azollae' 0708 DNA.
CCCAACAAGTGGAGTGTCCACTCCCCGCTCTAAAGAGACAGGGATTCTTAAGTAGCCAAAAGTAGACTCTTAAAGGCGTAGTTAATGCGCCACTACTAACTCCATATTAATCAATTATTTTATTGGCTATTAACTTTTGAAGACTGTTTAAAAGGAGTCTTTGTATCTTTTTGCTTTTTATTCTTAGTTTTTTCATAGTCTAACTCTTTCAGCTTTTTCATAATCCGGCTGAAATAGTCTTGCAAGTATGTTTCTACAGTAGCTGTTTGTTGTTTGTCTAAACCAAATACTGTATATACTTCATCCATTGGAGCATTTAGGGCTATTCCACTGGCTAAAACTTCTGTAAAAGCTAGTCTGTCGGCAACATTCCATCCCCATTGAAAAAACCGCAGCAACCCCTGTACACTACGCAGTAAGCCAATGGGCATCCGTGTTACTCTGGCATCTTTCCCAGACAAGCGTTCGCAAATGTTAATTATTTCTTCTGCACTCCAAGCACGAGTACCAACCACAGGGAAAGCTTGATTTTGGGTTTCTGGCACACTCAAAGCGCAAATAGCAAATTTAGCAATATCCTGAGTATCCATATAAGCTACAGGTGATGAAGAACCGGTCACCCACACCGGCTGATTTTCCAAAATGGGTATGCCATATTGACCAATTAATCCCTGCATAAACCCAGCTAAACGGAGAATTGTATAATTTAAGCCAGATTCAGCTAGAAACAATTCGGTACACCGCTTAATTTCCATCAGCGGTACGTTGGGATATTTATCAGCATCAAGAATTGAAAAGAAGATAAAACGCTCCACACCAGCTACTTTTGCTGCTTGAATTAATGCTACCTTACCTTCCCAATCTACCTGTTTAATAGTTAATGAATCTGTGGGGCGAGATGTAGAAGCATCTATCACTTCGGTTACACCTGCTAATGCTGCTTCTAGGGTTTGGGGTGTACACAAGTCTCCTCTGACCAGTTCTGCTCCCCATTCTTTAAGAAATGAAGCTTTTTTCGTACTTCGGACTAAACAGCGTACCTTATATCCCTCATCGATAGCACGACGAGCCAATTGTCTTCCTAAGGTGCCAGTGGCACCGACGATTAATAATGTCATGAGGGTCTTTATAAATTTTAATGTTTTATGAAAAGAATCTTAACAGAATTTAGCTATGGAAATAAAACTTTACATTTTTCTCAGGAGTTCAGGAGCAAGAATTAATTTTTCTCTTCCTGCCCCTACCCCCTGGATCTCTGCTTATTCTTCTGCGCCTTGAATTTTCAGTAACAAAGCACCAATGCCCCAGCCTACGAAGATTAAGCCGAAAGACAACATAGCTGCATTTAAGATTTCGCTGCCCATTTTCTGTGATTCTCCTTTGTGAATTGTTTATTTATGTTTCCTGTTTCTGAGAGGGGTAAATTAGAGTTGATGTTTGAAATCTTATTTTTGCCCGTCATAAATCAGGTAAACTAGGTCTGTTACTGCTATTGGATTAGACCTTTGTGAATAATTCTAAACTACTTTAGCAGCTAATTGGAATTGGCGCTGGGATACGGCGATATAGGTTAATTAACAGAAAGTAATTTTCCCACTGACTCATGACTAATCAAGGTCCACGTTTGGCGGTAACATTGGGAGATCCTGCTGGAATCGGTTCAGAGGTGATTTTGAAGGCTTTGGCAGATTCGGAAGTTACCCAAAACTGTCATGTGGTTGTAGTGGGTTGTCGTGATTTACTCACTAAAGAGTATAAGAATTTAACTGCTAATACGAGTAATTGGGTATATTTGGCAAATCCAGCAGATTTATCTGTGATTGATGTGCCACATTCAGACGAAATTATGACCGGGGTGGGTAATGAGGTTAGTGGTGCGGCGAGTTTTGCTTATATGGAATGTGCCATAGCGCAAACTTTGGCTGGTGATTTTGATGGTATCGTCACAGCACCCATCGCTAAATCTGCTTGGAAAGCGGCTGGATGCAATTACCCAGGACAAACGGAACTGTTAGCCGAAAAAGCAGGTGTGGAGCGTTTTGGAATGTTATTTGTAGCGCGCTCGCCCTTTACAGGTTGGACTATCCGCGCTCTACTTGCTACTACACATATTCCTTTATGTAAAGTATCTGAAACCTTAACACCGCAATTATTAACAATGAAACTTGATTTATTAGAGGAGTGTTTACAAAGGGATTTTGGTATCGAAAATGGAAGAATTGCGATCGCAGGTTTAAATCCCCACAGTGGAGAAATGGGACAATTAGGACGAGAAGAAATAGATTGGCTAATTCCCTGGTTACAGGAAGAACGGCAAAAACGCGCCCACTTAGAACTAGAAGGACCTATACCGCCAGATACAATGTGGGTTAAACCTGGTCAAGCTTGGTATGGTAATTCTGATATCAAAAATCCCGCTGATGCTTACTTGCCACTTTACCATGACCAAGGTTTAATTCCCGTCAAGTTGATGGCCTTTGACCGCGCTGTAAATACCACCATTGGTTTACCATTTGTCAGAACTTCACCGGACCACGGAACCGCATTTGATATTGCGGGAAAGGGTATTGCTGACGCAACAAGTATGAAAGCAGCGATCAAGTTAGGAGTTGAGTTAGTGAAACAGAGGTATAGAGTGTAGGTTGTACAGTGAAGCCTAGCCCCCTGAACATCTAACCCAAATAAAAGTAGGTTGTGGTATGTACTTGATTTAAATACCGGACTCAAGTCTAGGATATTCGTAAAGCCAAAGGATCTTGCTAAGGATTCAGGCTAAGGATTCAGGTGGTGGGGTATAGTGTATCTACCAGATGAAGAAGCTCTCAATCAAATCACCAAAAGTGAATTTGTAAAAATTCATGATGCTCATTGGGGGATTAAAAGTTTTCATAGAGCCATCAAACAAGTATGTGGAATTTTTCGATTTATGGTTAGAGATAGCCAAGGAATTAAAACACAGAAATTATGTTCACTTTAGTTGTGCGCAACTACATTATTGTAGAAAATCTTACCAATAATGCTGGTGCTGCGTAATACTCATGGATGAGTTTTTTTGTCAATGCGTAACTCCTAGTAAATTGTCATTCTGTTAGCGAAGCTTGGCTTAAGCCATACGGAACGGAGTGAGGTGTATCCCCCTTGGGGACACTGCGTGAACATTGTGCTGCGCTTCATACCCTGCGGGAAGCAACTACAGCATGAGAATAGACTTACACATGAGACTTACACATTTGGGATGCTCCCAATTTAATTAAGATGAAACTGTCTGTAATTTTACAATTACAGGAAAATGATCAGAAGGCCAAATATCTTCCCACTGTTGACGGTCAATAATTACTTGTTCGATTTGGAAACGGCGATCACAATATATCGTATCTATCGCATCCCAAGCTTCACCTGTAAACTCATGAAAGGTTTTCTGTTTGTCTAAGGGAAGAGTTGCTAAAGCATCTTGTATTTTGTAATTATCGGCTAAGATCATCCGTGCTAAGGTAGTGGGATTAGCGTTAAAATCCCCTGTTAGCAGTAAATAATCTTCTGACGGAAATTCCATTAAACGTAGAATAACTAAAGCTGCACCTAACTCTCTAGCTTTAGCATTTTCGTGATCTAAATGAGTATTGACAATAGTTAGAGAAATACTAGGATTACCAACTGTAAAATTAGCCCAAGTTGCCATGCGTGGTAAGCGAGTGTCCCAAGTAATACTACCAGGAATTTCTGGAGTATCGCTGAGGTAAAAATCTTTGGTTTGCTGAAGTTCTAAGCGTTGGGGATTGTAAAAAACTGCACAGTGTTCACCTTCTCCTGTCCCAGTGCGATCGCCCCCAATAAATTTATATTCTGGTAAAAGTGCTTGTAAATTACTAAGCTGAGGGGTTTTACCCTCTTGTGTACCAATTAAATCAGGTTGATAGTGTTGAATGACCGATGCGATGGCACCTATACGCTTTTCCCACTGACGGACCCCCGAATCCGGTTTGTCGTAGCGGA
It encodes the following:
- a CDS encoding SDR family oxidoreductase — its product is MTLLIVGATGTLGRQLARRAIDEGYKVRCLVRSTKKASFLKEWGAELVRGDLCTPQTLEAALAGVTEVIDASTSRPTDSLTIKQVDWEGKVALIQAAKVAGVERFIFFSILDADKYPNVPLMEIKRCTELFLAESGLNYTILRLAGFMQGLIGQYGIPILENQPVWVTGSSSPVAYMDTQDIAKFAICALSVPETQNQAFPVVGTRAWSAEEIINICERLSGKDARVTRMPIGLLRSVQGLLRFFQWGWNVADRLAFTEVLASGIALNAPMDEVYTVFGLDKQQTATVETYLQDYFSRIMKKLKELDYEKTKNKKQKDTKTPFKQSSKVNSQ
- a CDS encoding PetM family cytochrome b6-f complex subunit 7: MGSEILNAAMLSFGLIFVGWGIGALLLKIQGAEE
- the pdxA gene encoding 4-hydroxythreonine-4-phosphate dehydrogenase PdxA, with product MTNQGPRLAVTLGDPAGIGSEVILKALADSEVTQNCHVVVVGCRDLLTKEYKNLTANTSNWVYLANPADLSVIDVPHSDEIMTGVGNEVSGAASFAYMECAIAQTLAGDFDGIVTAPIAKSAWKAAGCNYPGQTELLAEKAGVERFGMLFVARSPFTGWTIRALLATTHIPLCKVSETLTPQLLTMKLDLLEECLQRDFGIENGRIAIAGLNPHSGEMGQLGREEIDWLIPWLQEERQKRAHLELEGPIPPDTMWVKPGQAWYGNSDIKNPADAYLPLYHDQGLIPVKLMAFDRAVNTTIGLPFVRTSPDHGTAFDIAGKGIADATSMKAAIKLGVELVKQRYRV
- a CDS encoding endonuclease/exonuclease/phosphatase family protein translates to MKITVMSFNLRYDKPDSGVRQWEKRIGAIASVIQHYQPDLIGTQEGKTPQLSNLQALLPEYKFIGGDRTGTGEGEHCAVFYNPQRLELQQTKDFYLSDTPEIPGSITWDTRLPRMATWANFTVGNPSISLTIVNTHLDHENAKARELGAALVILRLMEFPSEDYLLLTGDFNANPTTLARMILADNYKIQDALATLPLDKQKTFHEFTGEAWDAIDTIYCDRRFQIEQVIIDRQQWEDIWPSDHFPVIVKLQTVSS